One segment of Trichlorobacter ammonificans DNA contains the following:
- the polA gene encoding DNA polymerase I: protein MNTTLYLIDGSSYLYRAYFAIKRLSSPSGFPTNAIYGFTQMLLKLLKDYKPEHLAMVFDVGRVTFRTELYPAYKANREEMPADLRQQLEPIRDLVRAFNIPVVELAGYEADDLIGTLAARWEASGGTVVVVTGDKDLMQIVTGRTTLLDTMKNTASDIPQVQERFGVGPEKVIDILGLAGDSSDNIPGVPGIGEKTAIKLIQQFGSLDALLERAAEVPGKTGEKLREFAEQARLSRRLATIVRDVPYDLNPEELAAREPDTARLHELFSEYGFFSLIKELTARATLQSDRYHCVQTPEQLERLVTRLEEAPAFAFDTETTGLDPRTASLVGISIALEPHEAFYIPVGHRSPLPASPPPGEGDLFAFSEQRNDDADSSPQRGEVGRGGGLSPGQLSRDLVLDRLRPVFGNPSVRKVGQNLKFDLQVLDTAGIEVQGSWCDTMLCSYLLNPSRGGHGLDALAQEHLNHRMISYDEVTGTGRNRINFSEVGLEEATRYACEDADVTWLIHEKLLPMVREAGQEELLFGLEMPLMAILTRMERYGVLLDREFLGRLSEDFGSQMARLETQIHELAGGPFNLNSPKQLGEVLFEKLGLATAKKTKGKTGWSTDNEVLTSLAEEHEIPRLLLEYRGLAKLKSTYADALVRLADDSGRVHTSYNQAVTSTGRLSSSDPNLQNIPIRTEEGRRIREAFIAPAGSVILAADYSQVELRVLAHLSSDPVFCQAFGNDEDIHTRTASEIFGLFPEMVTSEMRRQAKTINFGVIYGQGAFSLAKQLGVARNVAEKFIAAYKERHSGAMGFLDRCVQQAREQGYVTTILGRKLPIADIASANHNLRSFAERNAINYPIQGSAADIIKQAMLGVERAIAAEGLQSRLIMQVHDELVFEVPEGELAAMKVLVEREMSQAVPLQVPLKVDMNFGKNWSEAH, encoded by the coding sequence ATGAACACCACCCTCTACCTGATCGACGGTTCTTCCTATCTCTACCGGGCCTATTTCGCCATCAAGCGGCTGTCGTCCCCCAGCGGTTTTCCCACCAACGCCATCTACGGTTTTACGCAGATGTTGTTGAAGTTGCTGAAGGATTACAAGCCGGAGCATCTGGCCATGGTGTTCGACGTGGGGCGGGTCACGTTCCGCACCGAGCTGTACCCGGCCTACAAGGCCAACCGCGAGGAGATGCCTGCCGACCTGCGCCAGCAACTGGAGCCGATCCGCGATCTGGTGCGGGCCTTTAATATCCCGGTGGTGGAACTGGCCGGGTACGAGGCCGACGACCTGATCGGCACCCTGGCGGCCCGCTGGGAGGCTTCCGGCGGCACGGTGGTGGTGGTGACCGGCGACAAGGATCTGATGCAGATCGTCACCGGCCGGACCACACTGCTGGACACCATGAAGAACACGGCCTCGGATATCCCCCAGGTGCAGGAGCGTTTCGGGGTGGGGCCGGAAAAGGTGATCGATATCCTGGGGCTTGCCGGGGACAGTTCGGACAACATCCCCGGCGTGCCGGGGATCGGCGAGAAGACCGCCATCAAGCTGATCCAGCAGTTCGGATCGCTGGATGCCCTGCTGGAGCGGGCCGCTGAGGTGCCGGGCAAGACCGGCGAAAAACTGCGGGAGTTTGCCGAGCAGGCCCGGTTGTCGCGACGGCTCGCCACCATCGTGCGGGATGTGCCCTATGACCTGAACCCCGAAGAACTGGCGGCCCGGGAGCCGGACACGGCCCGGCTGCACGAGCTCTTTTCGGAGTACGGTTTTTTCAGCCTGATCAAGGAGCTGACCGCCCGGGCCACGCTGCAGAGCGACCGCTACCACTGCGTGCAGACACCGGAGCAACTGGAGCGTCTGGTCACGAGACTGGAGGAGGCGCCCGCCTTTGCCTTTGATACCGAGACCACCGGCCTGGACCCCCGCACCGCCTCCCTGGTGGGGATATCCATCGCCCTTGAACCCCACGAAGCCTTCTACATCCCGGTGGGACACCGCTCACCCCTCCCCGCCTCTCCCCCTCCTGGGGAGGGAGATCTGTTCGCATTTTCCGAACAACGGAATGATGACGCAGACTCCTCCCCCCAGCGGGGGGAGGTTGGGAGGGGGGGAGGCCTGAGTCCCGGCCAGCTTTCCCGTGACCTGGTGCTGGACCGCCTGCGTCCGGTTTTTGGCAACCCGTCCGTCCGCAAGGTGGGACAGAACCTGAAGTTCGACCTGCAGGTGCTGGACACCGCCGGTATCGAGGTGCAGGGGAGCTGGTGCGACACCATGCTCTGCTCCTATCTCCTCAACCCGTCGCGGGGCGGGCACGGTCTGGATGCCCTGGCCCAGGAGCACCTGAATCACCGGATGATCTCCTACGACGAGGTGACCGGCACCGGCAGGAACCGGATCAACTTCAGCGAGGTGGGGCTTGAGGAGGCAACCCGTTACGCCTGCGAGGATGCCGACGTTACTTGGCTTATACACGAAAAGCTGTTGCCCATGGTGCGGGAGGCGGGACAGGAGGAGCTGCTCTTCGGGCTGGAAATGCCGCTGATGGCGATTCTTACCCGGATGGAACGCTACGGGGTGCTGCTGGACCGGGAATTCCTGGGGCGGCTCTCCGAAGATTTCGGCAGCCAGATGGCCCGGCTGGAAACGCAAATCCACGAACTGGCGGGTGGCCCGTTTAACCTCAATTCCCCCAAGCAGTTGGGGGAGGTACTGTTCGAGAAGCTGGGGCTGGCTACGGCCAAGAAGACCAAGGGGAAAACCGGCTGGTCCACGGACAACGAGGTGCTGACCAGCCTGGCGGAAGAGCATGAGATTCCCCGGCTGCTGCTGGAATACCGGGGGCTGGCCAAGCTGAAATCCACCTACGCCGATGCCCTGGTCCGTTTGGCCGACGACAGCGGCCGGGTACATACCTCCTACAACCAGGCGGTCACGTCCACCGGCCGCCTCTCCTCCTCGGACCCCAATCTGCAGAACATCCCGATCCGCACCGAAGAGGGCCGCCGCATCCGGGAGGCGTTCATTGCGCCTGCGGGCAGCGTCATCCTGGCGGCCGACTACTCCCAGGTGGAACTGCGGGTGCTGGCCCACTTGTCCTCGGACCCGGTCTTCTGTCAGGCATTCGGCAATGACGAGGACATCCATACCCGCACCGCCAGCGAGATTTTCGGCCTGTTCCCGGAGATGGTCACCAGCGAGATGCGGCGCCAGGCCAAGACCATCAACTTCGGGGTGATCTACGGTCAGGGGGCCTTTTCCCTGGCCAAGCAGCTGGGGGTGGCCCGGAACGTGGCGGAGAAGTTCATTGCCGCCTACAAGGAGCGCCACAGCGGTGCCATGGGGTTCCTGGACCGCTGCGTGCAGCAGGCCCGGGAACAGGGGTACGTCACCACCATCCTGGGGCGCAAACTGCCCATTGCCGACATCGCCAGCGCGAACCACAACCTGCGTTCCTTTGCGGAACGCAACGCCATCAACTACCCGATCCAGGGGTCGGCGGCGGATATCATCAAGCAGGCCATGCTGGGGGTGGAGCGGGCCATTGCTGCGGAGGGTCTGCAGAGCCGCCTGATCATGCAGGTGCATGACGAGCTGGTCTTCGAGGTGCCGGAAGGGGAGCTCGCGGCAATGAAGGTACTGGTTGAGCGGGAGATGTCGCAGGCGGTGCCGCTGCAGGTGCCGCTGAAAGTGGATATGAACTTTGGAAAAAACTGGAGTGAAGCTCATTAA
- a CDS encoding CcdB family protein, whose translation MLSTAELAGFAVGSLGERVGTLKEHRQEIIAVLDFLFTGF comes from the coding sequence GTGCTGTCAACGGCAGAGCTGGCCGGTTTCGCGGTCGGCAGCCTGGGAGAGCGTGTCGGCACTCTCAAGGAGCACCGGCAAGAGATCATTGCCGTCCTTGATTTTCTGTTTACCGGCTTCTGA
- a CDS encoding CcdB family protein has translation MAQFDLYRTPNPETSEAIPYLLDVQADLLHNLCTEGGCPALHGNGVGQSGSA, from the coding sequence ATGGCGCAGTTTGATCTTTACCGCACCCCCAATCCCGAGACCAGCGAGGCGATACCCTACCTGCTTGATGTTCAGGCCGATCTTCTGCACAATCTTTGTACCGAGGGTGGTTGTCCCGCTCTACACGGCAACGGCGTCGGGCAAAGCGGCAGTGCTTGA
- a CDS encoding DUF4403 family protein produces MLRHLLMLFIMLTFCTVSAAAALPPSSINLSVETSAADLAAIMNQSLPTELYKGQGGLGTSVTVLRTGPVAVAAADNFIHVTLPVQVTFRYGFYESYPLRAGLRFKARVQVAPDWRLKTELYYTGLSDNLADTLKLGPLSVNPKALMEGITQPVQRLLAPIIDGKVNDAVQLRAKVAPLWQNAFAPTLVSKEFSTWLRLTPERVVMSPLLATDNRIRLAVGVITGAEITVGPKPAAVPPRPLPPVQQQAAFDKTFHIQLGADIFFNDLVTALNPVLLDKTFGEDKKITVKKFNLQGDGGRLVVNLTATGDFDGELTVLAKPVYNRQTNTLTFEEVDFDTRNAGWLISAGSWLFSSAIRSTIKEKLDSAVAEQVEKTRLKASTALSSIQLAERVRLSGTVTSLSLGEATVQQDRLSVQVVAQGEAGVILK; encoded by the coding sequence ATGCTGCGCCATCTTCTCATGCTTTTCATCATGCTGACATTTTGCACCGTATCGGCCGCCGCCGCTCTACCGCCATCGTCCATCAATCTGAGTGTCGAGACCTCGGCCGCCGATCTTGCCGCCATCATGAACCAATCCCTGCCCACTGAGCTGTACAAGGGGCAAGGGGGGCTTGGTACCTCGGTCACGGTGCTGCGCACCGGTCCGGTGGCGGTGGCGGCCGCCGACAACTTTATCCACGTGACCCTGCCGGTGCAGGTAACCTTCAGGTACGGTTTCTACGAAAGCTACCCGTTGCGGGCCGGGCTGCGCTTCAAGGCCAGGGTACAGGTTGCGCCGGACTGGCGTCTGAAGACCGAGCTGTACTACACCGGTCTTTCGGACAATCTGGCCGATACGCTCAAGCTCGGGCCGCTCTCCGTAAATCCCAAAGCCCTGATGGAAGGGATCACCCAGCCGGTGCAGCGGCTGCTGGCCCCGATCATCGACGGCAAAGTCAACGATGCGGTGCAGCTGCGGGCCAAGGTCGCCCCCCTCTGGCAGAACGCCTTTGCCCCCACCCTGGTCAGCAAGGAGTTCAGCACCTGGCTGAGACTGACCCCGGAACGGGTGGTGATGAGTCCGCTCCTGGCCACGGACAACCGGATCAGGCTGGCCGTCGGCGTCATCACCGGGGCCGAGATCACGGTGGGACCGAAACCGGCGGCCGTTCCGCCGCGCCCCTTGCCGCCGGTGCAGCAGCAGGCCGCCTTTGACAAAACCTTCCATATCCAACTCGGCGCCGACATCTTCTTTAATGATCTGGTCACGGCGCTGAACCCGGTGCTGCTGGACAAGACCTTTGGCGAGGACAAGAAAATCACGGTAAAGAAGTTCAACCTGCAGGGGGATGGCGGCCGTCTGGTGGTGAACCTGACCGCCACCGGCGATTTCGACGGTGAGCTGACGGTGCTGGCCAAACCGGTCTACAACCGCCAGACCAACACCCTGACCTTTGAAGAAGTGGATTTTGACACCAGAAACGCCGGCTGGCTGATCAGCGCCGGCAGCTGGCTGTTCAGCAGCGCCATCCGCAGCACCATCAAGGAAAAGCTGGACAGCGCCGTGGCCGAGCAGGTGGAGAAAACCCGTCTGAAAGCCTCCACGGCGCTGTCGTCCATCCAGCTTGCCGAGCGGGTCAGGCTCTCCGGCACCGTCACGTCCCTCTCCCTCGGCGAGGCAACGGTACAACAGGACCGCCTGTCGGTGCAGGTGGTTGCCCAGGGGGAGGCCGGTGTTATTCTGAAGTGA
- a CDS encoding DUF503 domain-containing protein codes for MFIYCLELHLSLAADSLKEKRGIVKSILGRCRNRFNVSCAEVDRQDACSVAVLGFVTVSPDRTVARGTLERLEDWVYDGWPDVEITASQITEL; via the coding sequence ATGTTCATCTACTGCCTCGAACTGCACCTGTCCCTTGCCGCTGACTCCCTGAAGGAGAAACGCGGTATCGTCAAGAGCATCCTGGGACGTTGTCGCAACCGCTTCAATGTGTCCTGCGCCGAGGTGGACCGGCAGGATGCCTGTTCCGTCGCCGTGCTGGGGTTCGTGACGGTGAGCCCGGACAGGACCGTTGCCCGCGGCACCCTGGAACGTCTTGAAGACTGGGTTTACGACGGCTGGCCCGACGTGGAGATCACCGCTTCGCAGATCACGGAATTGTAG
- a CDS encoding HD family phosphohydrolase gives MPDPHHHIPDHSPRNYLHKLGSKLLEAVDRRFSNPETARRNRILLLLVTAALLTLILMPSQHLTTARYLPGEIATSDIRASQDYLLEDRQLTGQLRQEAANSAPLVYTVSDTTASTVTDAVAKALTALRRLRSEQPGASQAELRAMLEPMLEVRLSEVELQALLRVRNDEALLADLRKRLTALYQRRIILDAKVFGSDRQRGIELRDLAGRFLGTVGTGDAATEIAEARRMVQAGRLAGTGGNGGGYHILGVVARMMKPNLFFNQDASEARKNAAINAVKPVLYRIQKGEMIVRVGERVGPEQAQKLTMIYQASRGEGTLYTALGIFGLVLVLFYFPYRFACRNIRKFNPTNRDILAIAIMILGSFFIFKLALLITANIGAAFPAVSAASYYYLFPFAAGAMVVRILLNSEVALVYCVMMAPLLGILFNSNMFVVIYALLGSVVGAHGVRQCQDRSTIYTAGSKLAVVNLAMGLCFQTMTGALFTVQTLYVAAFALIGALLSAMLVSAFIPLFESLFHYTTNIKLLELANLNSPLLRDLMVKAPGTYHHSVVVGNLVEAAAEAIGANPLLARVAAYYHDIGKVAKPLYFIENMQGGENRHDKLSPHMSALILISHVKEGEALARAQRLGRPIIDVIRQHHGTTLIKFFYEKAKSQSEATGLAVEEQDFHYPGPKPQTREAGLVMLADAVEAASRTLVNPTPDRIQGMVQKLINRIFTDGQLDECELTLKNLHEIAKSFNRILGAIFHHRIDYPEPVHKGGIGGKKPHADHGTEQPAPPSGSSQGHQGDGSENLKRLGMS, from the coding sequence ATGCCCGACCCCCACCATCATATCCCGGACCACTCTCCCCGGAATTATCTGCACAAGCTGGGCTCCAAGCTGCTGGAAGCGGTGGATCGCCGGTTTTCGAATCCGGAAACGGCCCGACGCAATCGCATACTGCTGCTGCTGGTCACCGCCGCCCTGCTGACCCTGATCCTGATGCCCAGCCAGCACCTGACCACGGCACGCTACCTGCCGGGGGAGATCGCCACCTCCGATATCCGCGCCAGCCAGGATTATCTGCTGGAAGACCGTCAGCTGACCGGCCAGCTGCGCCAGGAGGCGGCCAACAGCGCGCCTCTGGTGTATACCGTCAGCGATACCACCGCCTCGACCGTGACCGACGCCGTTGCCAAGGCGTTGACCGCGCTGCGCCGGCTGCGCAGCGAACAGCCGGGAGCCAGCCAGGCCGAACTGCGTGCCATGCTGGAGCCGATGTTGGAAGTACGGCTGTCGGAAGTCGAACTGCAGGCGCTTCTGCGGGTGCGCAATGACGAGGCGCTACTGGCCGATCTGCGCAAGCGTCTGACCGCCCTCTACCAGCGTCGGATCATCCTCGATGCCAAGGTATTCGGCTCCGACCGGCAACGGGGAATCGAGCTGCGCGACCTGGCCGGCCGGTTCCTGGGGACCGTCGGCACCGGCGATGCGGCGACCGAAATCGCCGAAGCCCGTCGCATGGTACAGGCTGGCCGCCTGGCCGGAACCGGCGGCAACGGGGGCGGCTACCACATCCTGGGCGTGGTGGCCCGGATGATGAAGCCCAATCTCTTCTTCAACCAGGATGCCAGCGAGGCCCGCAAGAATGCGGCGATTAACGCCGTAAAACCGGTGCTGTACCGCATCCAGAAGGGAGAAATGATCGTCCGTGTCGGCGAACGGGTCGGCCCCGAACAGGCCCAGAAACTGACGATGATCTACCAGGCCAGCCGTGGCGAGGGTACCCTGTACACGGCGCTGGGGATATTCGGCCTGGTGCTGGTGCTGTTCTACTTCCCCTACCGCTTCGCCTGTAGGAACATCCGCAAGTTCAACCCCACCAACCGGGACATTTTGGCCATCGCCATCATGATTCTGGGCAGCTTCTTCATCTTCAAGCTGGCCCTGCTGATCACCGCCAACATCGGTGCCGCCTTCCCGGCAGTCTCCGCCGCCTCCTATTATTACCTGTTCCCCTTTGCTGCCGGTGCCATGGTGGTGCGGATTCTGCTCAATTCGGAGGTGGCGCTGGTCTACTGCGTGATGATGGCGCCGCTTCTGGGCATCCTGTTCAACAGCAACATGTTCGTGGTGATTTACGCCCTGCTGGGCAGTGTGGTGGGAGCCCACGGCGTGCGCCAGTGCCAGGACCGCAGCACCATCTACACCGCCGGTAGCAAGCTGGCGGTGGTCAACCTGGCCATGGGACTCTGCTTCCAGACCATGACCGGTGCGCTGTTCACCGTTCAGACCCTGTATGTGGCCGCGTTCGCCCTGATCGGCGCGCTGCTCTCCGCCATGCTGGTGTCGGCCTTTATTCCGCTGTTCGAGTCGCTCTTCCACTACACCACCAACATCAAGCTGCTGGAGCTGGCCAACCTCAACTCGCCGCTCCTGCGGGACCTGATGGTGAAGGCGCCGGGCACCTACCATCACAGCGTGGTGGTGGGCAACCTGGTGGAGGCGGCTGCCGAGGCCATCGGCGCCAACCCGTTGCTGGCGCGGGTTGCCGCCTACTATCACGACATCGGCAAGGTGGCCAAGCCGCTCTACTTCATCGAGAACATGCAGGGGGGGGAAAACCGCCACGATAAGCTCTCCCCGCACATGTCGGCCCTGATCCTGATCTCCCACGTCAAGGAAGGGGAGGCCCTCGCCCGGGCGCAACGGCTGGGACGCCCGATCATCGACGTGATCCGCCAGCACCACGGCACCACCCTGATCAAATTCTTCTACGAAAAGGCCAAGAGTCAGTCCGAAGCCACCGGCCTGGCGGTGGAGGAACAGGACTTCCACTATCCCGGCCCCAAGCCCCAGACCCGCGAAGCCGGGCTGGTCATGCTGGCCGACGCGGTGGAGGCCGCTTCGCGCACCCTGGTCAACCCCACGCCGGACCGTATTCAGGGGATGGTGCAGAAGCTGATCAACCGGATCTTCACCGACGGCCAGCTGGACGAGTGCGAACTGACCCTGAAGAATCTGCACGAGATCGCCAAGAGCTTCAACCGTATCCTTGGAGCCATTTTCCACCACCGCATCGATTATCCCGAACCGGTACACAAGGGCGGGATCGGAGGCAAGAAACCCCATGCAGATCATGGTACGGAACAACCAGCGCCGCCATCCGGCTCCAGCCAGGGCCATCAGGGCGACGGCAGTGAGAATCTTAAGCGCCTTGGGATGTCCTGA
- the ybeY gene encoding rRNA maturation RNase YbeY codes for MRILSALGCPEGTGLSVSIVGDHTIRRLNREYLGKDRATNVISFSLREGEFGDLAGGLLGDVVISADTAAREAAASGMSGYERLLFLLLHGTLHLCGYDHERSGEEEARRMARKEQQLWKLLQQEGLTALPER; via the coding sequence GTGAGAATCTTAAGCGCCTTGGGATGTCCTGAGGGGACCGGGCTGTCGGTCTCCATTGTCGGCGACCATACCATCCGCCGCCTGAACCGGGAGTACCTCGGCAAGGACCGCGCCACCAACGTCATTTCCTTTTCCCTGCGTGAAGGGGAGTTCGGCGACCTGGCCGGCGGCCTGCTGGGGGACGTGGTAATTTCGGCCGATACCGCGGCGCGGGAAGCCGCGGCAAGCGGCATGAGCGGCTACGAACGCCTGTTGTTCCTTTTGCTGCACGGCACGTTGCACCTCTGCGGTTACGATCACGAACGCAGCGGCGAGGAGGAAGCACGGCGCATGGCGCGCAAGGAGCAGCAGCTCTGGAAGCTGCTGCAGCAGGAAGGGCTGACTGCCCTTCCGGAACGGTAA
- a CDS encoding hemolysin family protein, whose protein sequence is MVEDGNSRRRSGGLLEMMSRLVSGRRKVTEEDIRDLIVVGEEDGVVGEEEREMIRAIFDLDSTVVREIMVPRTAMAAISVDASIRETLDAIIACGHSRLPVFEGTLDNIIGLLYAKDLLKCWGMEPERISIRNLLRQPFFTPETKNLEELLQEFRKKRVHLAIVIDEYGGTSGLVTIEDLLEQIVGDIQDEYDVEQELYSVEPDGALTADARLPVEELEERFGMAIERDQFDTVGGLATHLAGGIPATGTVIAGAGLTIEVLDADPRRVKKVRIRRIPPLTDHHES, encoded by the coding sequence ATCGTGGAGGACGGGAACAGTCGACGAAGAAGCGGCGGGTTGCTGGAAATGATGAGCCGCCTGGTATCCGGACGCCGCAAGGTGACCGAAGAGGATATCCGGGATCTGATCGTGGTGGGCGAGGAAGACGGCGTCGTGGGAGAAGAGGAACGGGAGATGATCCGGGCCATCTTTGACCTGGATTCCACCGTGGTGCGGGAGATCATGGTCCCCCGTACCGCCATGGCCGCCATCTCGGTGGATGCTTCCATCCGGGAAACCCTGGACGCCATCATCGCCTGCGGCCATTCCCGCCTGCCGGTCTTTGAGGGGACCCTGGACAATATCATCGGCCTGCTCTACGCCAAGGACCTGCTCAAATGCTGGGGAATGGAGCCGGAGCGGATCAGTATCCGCAACTTGCTGCGCCAGCCGTTCTTTACCCCGGAAACCAAGAACCTGGAAGAGCTGCTGCAGGAGTTCCGTAAAAAGCGGGTACACCTGGCCATCGTTATCGACGAGTACGGCGGCACCTCCGGCCTGGTCACCATCGAGGATCTGCTGGAGCAGATCGTGGGCGACATCCAGGACGAATACGATGTTGAACAGGAGCTGTACAGCGTCGAACCGGACGGGGCACTGACGGCCGATGCCCGACTGCCGGTGGAAGAGCTGGAGGAACGGTTCGGCATGGCCATTGAGCGGGATCAGTTCGATACCGTCGGGGGACTGGCCACCCATCTGGCCGGCGGCATTCCCGCCACCGGCACTGTCATTGCCGGTGCGGGATTGACCATCGAAGTGCTTGACGCCGACCCCCGGAGGGTCAAGAAAGTCAGGATACGTCGCATACCACCACTTACGGATCACCACGAATCGTGA
- the lnt gene encoding apolipoprotein N-acyltransferase — MTALPGVPVALALCSGLLTALSFPKVELSFLAWIALIPLLTALEGQTPRAAFRLGFIAGLTAYAGLLYWVIIVMTEYGHLPLFAGIPLWLLLSCWLALFSGAASWAAVLGERWGIKAALIFPLAWVGADYLRSFLLTGFPWTMLGHSQYRLLPLIQVSDLTGVYGVTALIVLANVVLYRILRAVAGARVPYPAKSAAVLVLALAGTLWYGFHRLNLNQIPPAGTTLKVALIQGNIDQSVKWSPAFLDATLDIYSTLTRQAATQTRPDLVVWPESAAPFFFQDDGPPSQRIRGLARELDTAILFGSPALEQRNGRTAYLNSAFLLDRRGNLLGRSDKMHLVPFGEYVPLARLLPFVKKLVHGIGDFVPGREIRPLNASGLPLGILVCYEAIFPELARQHVASGSRVLVNITNDAWFGRSSAPYQHLAMAAFRAVETRTPLVRAANTGITALVDQNGHIKGMTPLFKEAVMVGEVRSGSAGAPYLLIGDLFARGCLLFCVLILLVQWRRNTNRIPRVTKGDAP, encoded by the coding sequence ATGACCGCCCTGCCCGGCGTGCCGGTGGCCCTGGCCCTTTGCTCGGGACTGCTGACGGCCCTTTCCTTCCCCAAGGTGGAACTTTCCTTCCTGGCCTGGATCGCGCTGATTCCGCTCCTGACCGCGCTGGAGGGGCAGACGCCCCGCGCGGCGTTCCGGCTCGGCTTCATAGCCGGCCTTACGGCCTACGCCGGCCTGCTCTACTGGGTCATCATCGTCATGACCGAATACGGCCATCTGCCGCTGTTTGCCGGCATTCCCCTCTGGCTGCTGCTCTCCTGCTGGCTGGCCCTGTTCAGCGGTGCCGCTTCCTGGGCGGCGGTGCTGGGGGAGCGCTGGGGGATAAAGGCCGCACTGATCTTTCCCCTGGCCTGGGTGGGAGCCGACTACCTGCGCAGTTTTCTTCTGACCGGGTTCCCCTGGACCATGCTCGGACACTCCCAGTACCGCCTGCTGCCCTTGATTCAGGTGTCCGACCTGACCGGCGTTTACGGCGTCACCGCCCTGATCGTGCTGGCCAACGTGGTGCTCTACCGCATCCTGCGGGCCGTTGCCGGTGCCCGGGTCCCCTACCCGGCCAAAAGCGCCGCCGTCCTGGTGCTGGCCCTGGCCGGCACCCTCTGGTACGGCTTCCACCGCCTCAACCTCAATCAGATCCCGCCGGCCGGCACAACGCTCAAGGTGGCCCTGATCCAGGGGAACATCGACCAGTCGGTCAAATGGTCGCCCGCCTTCCTGGACGCCACGCTGGACATCTACAGCACCCTCACTCGCCAGGCCGCGACCCAGACCCGCCCCGATCTGGTGGTCTGGCCGGAAAGCGCAGCACCGTTTTTCTTCCAGGATGATGGTCCCCCCTCCCAGCGCATCCGCGGACTGGCCCGCGAGCTGGATACCGCCATCCTCTTCGGCAGCCCGGCCCTGGAACAGCGCAACGGCAGGACGGCCTACCTGAACAGTGCTTTCCTGCTGGACCGGCGGGGCAACCTGCTGGGACGCAGCGACAAGATGCACCTGGTCCCCTTCGGCGAATACGTCCCCCTTGCCCGGCTGCTCCCCTTTGTCAAGAAGCTGGTGCACGGCATCGGCGACTTCGTGCCGGGCCGCGAAATCAGGCCGCTCAACGCAAGCGGCCTGCCGCTGGGGATACTGGTCTGCTACGAGGCGATTTTCCCGGAGCTGGCACGGCAGCATGTCGCCAGCGGCAGTCGGGTACTGGTCAACATCACCAACGACGCTTGGTTCGGCCGCTCGTCGGCACCCTACCAGCATCTGGCCATGGCGGCCTTCCGGGCCGTGGAGACCCGCACCCCCCTGGTGCGGGCCGCCAATACCGGCATTACCGCCCTGGTGGATCAGAATGGCCATATCAAGGGGATGACGCCGCTGTTCAAGGAGGCGGTGATGGTGGGCGAGGTCCGCAGCGGCAGCGCCGGTGCACCCTACCTGCTGATCGGCGACCTGTTCGCCCGCGGCTGTCTGCTGTTCTGCGTCCTGATCCTGCTGGTGCAGTGGCGGCGAAACACGAACCGTATTCCCCGTGTCACGAAAGGAGACGCTCCATGA
- a CDS encoding MTH1187 family thiamine-binding protein: protein MKVLVDLCIVPLGVGVSLSPYIAACERILADAGLKTALHAYGTNIEGEWDTVFAAVKRCHEAVHALGAPRITTTIKLGTRTDRQQTMEDKINSVRDKLA, encoded by the coding sequence ATGAAGGTCCTCGTCGACCTCTGCATTGTTCCCTTGGGGGTGGGGGTGTCCCTGTCCCCGTACATTGCCGCCTGTGAGCGGATACTGGCCGATGCCGGGCTGAAGACAGCACTGCATGCCTATGGTACGAATATCGAGGGAGAGTGGGATACGGTCTTCGCCGCCGTCAAGCGCTGCCACGAGGCGGTACATGCCCTGGGAGCCCCTCGCATCACCACCACCATCAAGCTGGGCACCCGCACCGACCGTCAGCAGACCATGGAAGATAAGATCAACAGCGTGCGGGACAAGCTGGCGTAG